The Anas acuta chromosome 7, bAnaAcu1.1, whole genome shotgun sequence DNA window GGCCCCTCCTCGGCCGCCTTCAGCACCAGGGAGAGCGCCCGGCCCGCCGGGACAGCGCCCGCCCCGcgcagggcagagcccccccaatttccccaaatcctccccatCCGCACCCCCACACCCGGCTCCCCGCACCCTCTGCggttcccccctccccgttcTTCTTCGTCTcggagctttttttctttttttttttttttttccttttttttgtagGGGGGGACGCGCGCCGTTGTGTCCCGTACCCAAATTTCTTTTGTCCTACAAATTGCCTCAATTGCGGGGCTCTTCGCTGCCGGCGAACGGGCTCGGCGGCGGACAATTAGCATCACAACGGGCCCGCGGCCTCGCGGCCCGCTTTGTCTCcccgggaggggagggggcccGGCCGTAAATCTGCAGCTACAAATTGAGACCCCGGGAGCCCCCCGTCCCCTTCCCCTGGGGGCTGAGCGGGAGGGGtttctctccccacctcctgcgTTTCTAACCGCTCCGGCCTCCCCCCGAATAGGGGAGGCTGCTGTCGGGCCGGGCCAGCCCCGAAATGACCCCAGGGCGCTGAAAATCCGGCGGCGAGGGGGTCCCACGGCCCCGCGGGGAAAGGAGCGCAGGGGACGGCGCAAGATGCGCGGGTGGGTGGCGGGGAGCTGGGGTCCCCCTGCGCCGCCCCTGCCCCCGGACCCCAGCTCCGCGCAAGCCCCCGCAGAGCCCGGCGCAGCCTCCGCTGCGGGCTGCGCGCGATTTTGGAAGCGCTCCTCGGGGAAATCAAAACGAAAAACAAGCCAACGAACCCCAAATCGCCGCGTCGCGCAGGTCTGGCCGCGACACACTTTATTCTCCTCTCCTTCCGAATGAAAAAGAaggcgcccccccccctcctccccggTACAAACAGCCGGACCACCGCTGCCAAAAATACtcttatatacaaaatatatatttgttacgAACTATAATCAATAAATACCGATAGCGacaaattaatataatttaccGTTTCCGAGTACAAAACCGTGATTTGGAGCCGCCTGCCCACCGCTCCCGGGCCAGGCCGGACCGGGGGGCTCCCgcgggtgtccccccccccggtgcccagCGCGGAAAGTGCGCGGGGAGCCCCCTCCGACCGCGATTTGGGGCcgggggagggcaggagcaggggacagCAGCTCCGGGGGGCTCAGAGGAAGGCGGGGAaggcggcggggggcgcgggggcggcggggcagggcgAGCCCCAGGGcccgggggaggcggcggggggcggcggcggcggggggggctcGGGCAGGCTCTGCTCGGCCAGGCGCAGGCTCTGCGTGAGCGCCCAGATGTAGTTGTGCGCGAAGCGGAGCGTCTCGATCTTGGTGAGCTTGGCGTCGTCGGGGAAGGTGGGCAGGACGCTGCGGAGCGCGTCCAGGGCGGAGTTGAGGTGGTGCATGCGGTTCCTCTCCCGGTCGTTGGCTTTCATCCGCCGGCTGCGCTTCTGCTTGCCCAGCAGCCCCTCGCTGCGCGCCTTCCCGCGGCCCCTCCGCGCCTTCCCCTTCCTGCGCGCCGGGGACGCGCCCCGGCTGCCCGCACCCGCACCCGCACCCGCGGGGCCGCcggcggccggggagggggcggcgggggcggcggcgggggggccgcCGAAATAAGGCTGCCCTTCGCCCGGGGGGCACTGGCTCTGCGGGGCCATCCTGCAAAGCCAAGCCCCGCGGTAAGGCTCGGGGGGagccggccccgcggccccctctgcgcggccccggcggcggctTTACCTGCGCGCCccggggggaggctgcggggaaggagaggggcCTCGGTTCCCCTTCtcccgtgccgagccgagccgtgccgagccgtcGAGCGCGGGCAGGACAGGTTGCGCGGCCGGCACACGACTGCCGTTAGGCCCCTATATATAGGGCCGGCAGACAATGGGGATTTCCCGGCCGGGCAGCGTGTGCGCCCCCCCGCCCGCACCCACCCCTTGGCACGCTTTTATCTTATCAGCCCGCCGGGAGCGTGCCGGGCCCGGCACCGCCCGCCGCCCCGAGCCGGGCCACGAGAGAGCCCCCGACAGCTCCAGGACGATCCCGGCCCCTCGCCCCCTCTCCTCGCCCCCACCGcgccggggccggccccgcgcccctcgCTGCCCTCCGGGCTCCGAGCGGCCGGGGGGAGGACTGGGGGGGCCTCTCTCCCGCCCCCCCCGCGCCGTCCCCTCGCTCCCCCCGGGGAAACGGGGGCCGCGTCCCGACGGGGAAGGGTCCCCCCCTGTTGCCCCCGGCAGCCGGCGCCCCTCCAGCCCTGCGctcgggccgggccgggcggcccCACGGCCGGGGCTCGGTGCGCAAAACGTGCCCGGGATTTTTGCGCACCGGCAGCGACGGGCGGCGGGGACCGGCCCGTGCCCGGCTCCCGTTGCCCCGGCGCAGGGCGGGGGGGCGCGGACGGCGAGGCCGGGGCCCCCCTGCGGAGCCCGGATCCCCCTCtgggggcgggcagggccggCGGGGGGGCGCAGCCCCGGCGGGGAGCGAGCCCCCCACTCCCTCCCCAAAGCAGCGCGACGGCGCCCGCCGGGGGAACGGCGCCGCCGGgagcggccgggccgggccgagaAGGGGCTGAGGCGGCTcccccgggccgggccccgctccCCGAGCCCCGGTGCTCGCCCCCCGACCCCCGGTCCCCGTtgcccggcccccggcccggcgGTGCGCGGTGCCTCTCCGGGAGCGCGGCGCGGCGGCTCCGCTCCcccccgggcggcggcggcgggcgggggagaggggccggggggcggaggggggcgaaggggggggggagacgACGGCGGCCCGGGCGCCCCTTCTCGAGGGGCGGcgaggagggcaggggaggatgAATAGGAAGGGCCCGGCAGGTTTTTTTTGTGCCTGTGCAATTGGATGACAAAAAAATCTGGCGAGCGAGTTTCCAAGCCTCAGACTGCCCACTTCAAACGTCCTTCAAAcaaaagctggagagggaaagaaagccCCACCTGGTACCACTGTttgctaaaataataataaatagatttcgtttaataaataattacaagAGATTGTAAAGTGGAGTGCTTTGGGAAGCATTAatcatggggctgggggcagacATCACCTGCTGGCAAACAAGACAACTTTATTGTTAAATCACCTTCCCACTGCCACTTTCCGATAACTCCCTCCTGTTGCCACAATGCCCGGCCGGGTATGTTTACTCATAGTTAGCATAACAAGCACAATATTACCACAAACGTGATAAAAATCTCCGGGGGCACCGCGTCGGGCTCCTGCTCACACCTGTCTGAGCCGCTGCGGCGCGGGGCTGGCACCAAACGGCCCTTCCCGGAGGGGCCCTTCTGGCGTTTACATTGGCCTATTTTATGCTCCTTTATAACAGGTTTACTGCAAGCCCTATCTCCCGGCCCTATTTGtcttattttattgaaaacatATGGCAACCAGCGGAGCCCCGGCACATCCCTCGCCTGCCAGGCGTTGGAGACGTTTCGCAGAGCCGCGGCCCGGCCGCAGCCCGCCCGCCCGACGGCCGCGGGTCGAGCGGCGGAGAaacggggctggggagggcggCCCggacccccacagccccctcgcCCCCTTCCCCGACCCCCACGGGCACGGCCGGGACCGCTccgcgccccgcagccccggccgcgcacggccccggggcgcgcccgctgctccccttcccctcctcctcctcctcttcctcctcttcctcccggGGCCGCGGCCCTGCCCGGAGCCCCCGGTGCTCACGGAGCCCCCCagggccccgcagcccctcgcTGCGGCTCCCGGCAGATGCTCGGCAGCCCCCGCGCCCCGGGGCGAGCGCGCTGCGGGCACCCGAGGAGCGCGGATGCCGGGCGCGAGGTGCGCCAGGGGCCCCACTCCGTGGGCGCCGGATCCAAACGAgatttctcccttcctcccccacgGGGCCGGCTCCCAcggggggggagaggaaaaggggcaaaaaggagagcaaaaaaaagcaggaggagggcagggaaagTGGCGCCGGGAGCGCGTCCCCGCCGCCCGACGGGGCGCACGGCTGGGGAGAGCGGGGCCCCCCCGGAGCTCGGCGGGGACAGCGGCAGCGCCGAGCCCGGAGCCCCGCACGGGCAGAGCTGCAAAGGGAGCTCGGAAATCCCGCAGGCACCGCTCCGACCgtgccccaggaggaggagagctgcgAGGGCGCGGGGAGAGGAGCGCCGAAGGCTCCGTCCAAGCGTGGCTCTAAAACGCAGCCTGCGGGGGCAGGCGGCTGCTGGCGCCCTGCTTTAGGGTAGAACAGGAGCGCAAGCGTTCAGACACCTGGATTATCTCTGCTTAGGAGGTGGGAAAGGACAAAAAGTGCCAGGGAAAggacagggaggcagcagacgcCAAGCACGAGGTGGTCAGAGGAGGATTGGGGTGGGCGATGCCCACAGGTGCCCGTGCCACCCCGTTACACGAAGGCGCTCGCCCAGGGTTCGCCTCCAGCCCCACCTCCCCGGGTTTGCTCCCCTCTGCCTGGTTCAgagcccccggccccacacTGCTTCACCACCAGCaaggggctgctgcttctccagctgcACAGGGACGGCTCACGCAGCCAGTGCCTCTCCCTTGGGTTTTCCAAGCGTGCCCAAGCCTCACAGCCAGCCCCTGGCCAGGGTGCTCGGGCTGGCATCGCCCTGAGCAGCACTCCTGTCCCACGGGGCAAACCCCAGCTTCTGGCACGCTGGTGCACAACGGGGCTGCAAGGGTGCAGGCTGGGATGCTCGTCAGCTCTTTGTCCTGCCAGCTGCTCATCAGACACAGGGACTGGGCTCACCTGCTGCCCAAAGTGACCCCAGATGAGCTTCCCTCTCCACGTTGTAGGCTCTGCTGGTCAAACTGGAAGCGTtgcaggagaaagcagagaaatcaATGCCAAGTGCCAGCCCTGTccctcctcaccctgctgctcAGGACAAAGCCTCTCCTCGCCTCCCTCCCAGGTCCAGCAGAAGACAAGGCGAGTCCCAGAGACAAGGGGATGGGTTCTGCCCTAGGCTGAGACCTGTGATGGATCCTTGGTGATGCGTTCATAGGAAGCCACGGCCAAACCTCACACTAAAAAGCCAGGACAGCGAAAGGCAGTGATTTCACAGCAGATAACAGCAGGGAAAGCTCAAAACgctccctcacctggctgcacCTGTGTGAGATTAGCAATTTGTGTAGCCAGGTGACCCCCAGCCATGGTCTCATTGCTGGCCATGCCTGGCAGCTGGGCTCAGACCAGAGCCGGGctcagagcaggggctgcagcccatgggatGGGGTCAGGACGggaccatgggctgcagagcccaAGGACGTGGTCCTGCTCCAGTCTGCAGCTCTGGCACGTGGTGTTCCCCGACCCACCGATGGGTTTGGGGACCTGGGGGCTGCCTTCCCCCCACGCACACACAcgggaggtgctgctggcctgggTGAAGCTTCCTCGATTTTATCAGCACCTTCCCCCCAGGGGACAGAGGTGGGCTCGGGTCCCACGGGGCACCCACAGGTGGTGCTCACGGCCAcaaggagcagcccccagccaccACCAGCTTCCGTGGGTCCTAGGCTCCAACCCCCCCGTGCTCAGCGCAGggatcccctccctcccccagctctTTCCATCAATCCCCACCACGTTCCCAACATCATTTAAGTTTCtgaagcaatttcttttttctcttttttttttttgtccttttctttttttttttttttaagcaaaccaTCTACCATATGTTCTCCCCTGAAAGGGGTAATTGTTAACAGATCATTAAAACACCGTGGCGAGTGCTCTGAGATTCCTTCCCTCGGTCTTACGCATTATCCCGTCTCTGTCACCCTTTCAATGCGGCTTTGAGGGCTCTGCTTTTCTAACTTCCTTCtcgggggaagaaaaaaaaaataaatgaaagagcCACTAAAGTGACCCTCTTCACagctctcctcctttcttttcaatGTCTTTTTCGACACCCAACAATAATCGGGGCCGGCGTGCCGCtgccgcggggctgggggctgcggggccgcatcctgccccGCTCGGGGGGCACCGGGGTTGAAAGGCAGCGCGAGGTGCAGCGCTGCCAGCCTCACCTTTCCCTTCTGGGAAATGGGTCTACTCACACCCTGTTTTCATTATGTGGCTCAAAAGCTGCCTCCCATCCATCCCCGTCCCTTTTGCCCCTGGGGTTTGTGGAGCTGGCCCTGGGAGGGCTGCGAGGAGCATCAGCAGGGGCAGGTGTGGTCGGTGCCACATTTCGGGCTGCTGTTTTGCTGCCAGAATGAGCCAGCAAAGCCACGGCCAGCCCCAAAGGCAGGGGACTGAAAGTCATCTTCTGCAGGGCCAGGCTCCCCATCAGCGAACGCCAAGTGGtcggggaaggagagggggatCCTTCAAGGCAGGACAGGGACGGGGCAGGACACCGAGTTTCCTGCAGGGCTCCAACAGCTGCATTTGCAGGTGGCTCTCAGCCCTATCACGAGGCAGGACTTCAGCCCTTCCAGCTGCAAAGACAGAGCAGAGCACGGGAACAGGGGCAGCGTTTTCATCCCAAGTgtgagcacagagcagggctgagccagCTGAGGGGCTGGATTTCATTTTAACAAGCCCGACACCTGCTGACAGCACCGGTGGGGAGgtgcccccttccctccccgcacagccccttccccagaAAGGTGCGCGGGCAAATGATGGAGACAAAGCCGAAGCAGCCCCGTGTGCCCCCAGTGCGCTCCGGTGAGCCGAGGTCCATGGCATGGCAGAGCCTGAGGTGACagcgaggagctgggggggaaataaaaatatagatattaTTTCTTGTGCCGTGACAGAGCCACACCGCTAGAGGGGGAAGCTGGAGGGCTTCCTCCCCCCAGCCAGAGCTGCAGAATTGCGGATTTCGTGGCAGAACATCACAAAAGCAGCGGTGCTGGGGTC harbors:
- the NEUROG3 gene encoding neurogenin-3, which codes for MAPQSQCPPGEGQPYFGGPPAAAPAAPSPAAGGPAGAGAGAGSRGASPARRKGKARRGRGKARSEGLLGKQKRSRRMKANDRERNRMHHLNSALDALRSVLPTFPDDAKLTKIETLRFAHNYIWALTQSLRLAEQSLPEPPPPPPPPAASPGPWGSPCPAAPAPPAAFPAFL